A single Triticum dicoccoides isolate Atlit2015 ecotype Zavitan chromosome 2A, WEW_v2.0, whole genome shotgun sequence DNA region contains:
- the LOC119353630 gene encoding pyrrolidone-carboxylate peptidase-like, protein MGSEGPSIVTVHVTGFKKFHGVAENPTEKLVTNIKSFIEKRGLPKNLVLGSCEILETAGQGALGTLYKVLESAIADRENGSSAQGQIIWVHFGVNSGASRFALENQAVNEATFRCPDELGWKPQRVPIVPSDGSISRTRETTLPVKELTKSLRKTGYDVMPSDDAGRFVCNYVYYHSLRFAEQHGIKSLFVHVPLFSTVDEEVQIHFVASLIEALASLN, encoded by the exons ATGGGATCGGAAGGGCCTTCAATCGTGACTGTCCATGTTACCGGATTTAAGAAGTTCCATGGTGTTGCTGAGAACCCGACAGAGAAACTTGTGACCAACATTAAATCCTTCATTGAAAAGAGAGGGTTGCCAAAAAATCTTGTACTTGGAAGCTGCGAAATTCTCGAAACAGCCGGACAGGGGGCGCTTGGAACACTATATAAAGTTTTAGAGTCTGCCATTGCAGATAGAGAGAACGGGTCATCGGCTCAGGGGCAAATAATTTGG GTCCACTTTGGGGTCAATAGTGGTGCATCACGGTTTGCTCTTGAGAATCAAGCTGTGAATGAAGCCACCTTCCGCTGCCCAGATGAGCTTGGGTGGAAACCTCAG AGAGTCCCGATTGTGCCATCTGATGGAAGCATCTCACGGACAAGAGAG ACTACACTGCCAGTGAAGGAGTTAACCAAGTCACTCAGAAAGACTGGCTACGATGTGATGCCTTCGGATGACGCCGGGCGATTCGTGTGCAACTATGTGTACTACCACTCGCTCCGGTTCGCAGAGCAGCACGGCATCAAGtctctgttcgtgcatgtgcccctctTCTCGACAGTCGACGAGGAGGTCCAGATCCATTTCGTCGCTTCCCTCATCGAAGCTCTTGCTAGCTTGAACTAG